The Prionailurus viverrinus isolate Anna chromosome B4, UM_Priviv_1.0, whole genome shotgun sequence genome has a window encoding:
- the LOC125169844 gene encoding cationic amino acid transporter 3-like yields the protein MLHQTLRRFGQKLVCKLRLKEPVAEDDPQRTLNTLDLVALGVGSTVGVGVYVLVGEVVSNQAGPSFVICILVAGLSSVLTGLCYAEISARISQSGSAYLYSFVTIGEICAFISGWNLILSFVAERAIVFSTWILTFENLRGNRLSETVQESISAHVPPVLTEYLEFSALGFVLLFMEFRNIWYFRSFSTSTPAKVVILVKLLALSFVITSGFIKGDLNNWKLTEADYVKAGLNDTSTLGPLGDGGFVPFGFKGILRGAATCYYAFIGFDYIVTKVENAQNPQRSIPMGIMVSLFICFFLYFGVSSALTLMVPYYQLQPGSTLPEVFLHIGWVPAYYVVAFAFLCILSASLSRFVRPIHRVLYMMAKDGLLFCFLIHISYFQYAVIMNIVIVGPIAAIIFFFGVTDLLDLSAVGSLISRSLVALCVLILRYQPEENEAEVQEEDVSAAEMLTLQRLLFPGSPTPTPLSGWVVRVCSSLLVLLLTLLCLVLTQGPVLLSGDPVWISVVVVLLVLITGLTGVIWRQPQISSSLHFKVPALPLLPLLSFFVNVCLMMQMTAATWVSFGVWMLIGFALYFSYGIQCSLVA from the coding sequence ATGCTGCATCAGACACTTCGTAGATTTGGTCAAAAACTGGTATGCAAACTGAGGCTGAAGGAACCAGTGGCTGAGGATGACCCACAGAGAACACTGAACACTCTGGATTTAGTGGCCCTGGGTGTGGGCAGCACAGTGGGTGTAGGTGTATATGTCCTGGTTGGTGAGGTGGTCAGCAATCAAGCAGGACCATCTTTTGTGATATGCATTTTGGTGGCTGGCCTATCTTCTGTGTTGACTGGGCTGTGCTATGCAGAGATTAGTGCCCGTATTTCCCAATCTGGCTCTGCATATCTCTACAGCTTTGTCACTATAGGTGAAATCTGCGCCTTCATCAGTGGCTGGAACCTCATCCTCTCCTTTGTTGCTGAGAGAGCCATTGTGTTCAGCACATGGATCTTAACTTTTGAGAACCTGCGTGGGAACCGCCTCTCTGAGACTGTGCAAGAGAGCATCTCAGCACACGTTCCCCCTGTCCTTACAGAATATCTAGAATTCTCTGCCCTGGGTTTTGTGTTGTTGTTCATGGAATTCAGGAATATTTGGTATTTCAGGTCATTTTCGACTTCCACACCTGCCAAAGTGGTCATATTGGTGAAACTTTTGGCTCTCAGCTTTGTCATAACCTCTGGCTTCATTAAGGGGGACCTGAACAACTGGAAGCTCACAGAAGCGGACTATGTAAAGGCTGGACTCAATGACACCTCTACACTGGGCCCTCTGGGCGATGGAGGATTTGTGCCTTTTGGCTTCAAGGGGATTCTCCGTGGAGCAGCTACCTGTTACTATGCATTTATAGGTTTTGACTATATTGTTACCAAAGTTGAAAACGCCCAGAATCCCCAGCGTTCCATCCCCATGGGCATTATGGTTTCACTGTTCATCtgctttttcttgtattttggtGTCTCTTCAGCACTTACGCTTATGGTACCTTACTACCAGCTCCAACCTGGGAGCACCTTGCCTGAGGTATTTCTCCATATTGGCTGGGTCCCTGCCTACTACGTGGTAGCTTTTGCATTCCTGTGCATTCTTTCTGCCAGTCTTTCACGCTTTGTGAGGCCAATACATCGGGTATTATACATGATGGCAAAGGATGGCCTCCTGTTCTGTTTCCTTATCCATATCTCTTACTTCCAATATGCTGTTATCATGAACATTGTGATTGTTGGACCTATTGCAGCCATTATATTCTTCTTTGGAGTCACTGATCTCTTGGACCTAAGTGCAGTTGGGTCACTGATTTCTCGCTCCCTCGTTGCTCTTTGTGTTCTCATCCTCAGGTACCAGcctgaggaaaatgaagcagaggTGCAAGAGGAGGATGTATCTGCAGCAGAGATGCTGACTCTACAACGACTACTTTTTCCAGGcagtcccacccccactccactctCTGGCTGGGTTGTCCGTGTTTGCTCCTCACTGCTTGTTCTGCTGCTCACTCTTCTTTGCCTGGTGCTGACTCAGGGGCCAGTTCTGCTTTCTGGAGACCCAGTGTGGATTTCAGTGGTTGTAGTGCTCCTGGTGCTCATCACTGGGCTCACTGGGGTCATCTGGAGACAGCCTCAGATCTCCAGTTCCCTTCACTTTAAggtccctgctctgcctctcctcccactaCTGAGCTTCTTTGTGAATGTTTGCCTTATGATGCAGATGACAGCTGCCACCTGGGTGTCATTTGGTGTCTGGATGCTGATTGGGTTTGCTCTCTACTTCAGCTATGGGATCCAGTGCAGCTTGGTCGCTTAA